TATGTACTGATTACAATGTTGATCTCATTTTCGCCTAGTTTCTCCTGTCATAGAGCTTTGGCATAGGGTACCAGAGCTTAGAATAACAATTCACTTAATCTCCTACCACACTTTGTAACCTGGAGCACTGATAACTTCAAAAACAAACTGAAAATACGGCTTGTGTGGTGTTCTTGATAGTTGTATGTATCTACTGTTCATTAATTAGCCAACAAATTAATCTTTTTCTCCTCGTCCCCAGTATCCTCCAGGACCCCCTGCTGCTGTCTGACAGTAGAGTGCACCTGTTCCTCCAATCCCAGCTGAGTATGACCAAGATGGAGGCATGTGTCTTGGGTCGGACACGCTACACAGTGGCACAGGCCATCCAGATGTGTAGTGACTGTCACCGCACACGCTTCCCCATAGAGAAGGGCAGCAAGGTGTACTTCAACTCAGACTGTGAAAGGTAAGTAACGGTATGAACTCACCTaactggtgtggcatatcaagaagctacaGATTTCGTACTAAATTTTACAGATTAAGACTGTTTTTCAATGACATCCATTGACTCTCAACAGCGATTGTCTATGAAAAAATGCATGATTTGATATCAGCTGCTGTCGGAGAAACGACGCAAGCCgacatgacctctgacctttttATTCCGTACTTTCAGCCTCACCAGCACCACGTCAAGTCTGGGCCACAGCCATGACTCTGGGGTCCCCCAGAGCCCCAGCCCTCTACCCTTTGACTGCAGCACCTGTAAAAATTCTGACGGCAACATTCGCATCCGGGATGAGGGATTCTTCAGCAGTCTGTCAGAGTCGTCGTGTGACCAGGAACACATGGAGCCCTGACACACCActtccacacacacgcacaaagggGCTGTTTCCCAGACAAAGATTAAGCCTTGTCCTTTCAAGTGCTTTTTATTCCATGGCTAGGCTTAATCTTTGTCTGGGAAACCACTCAAAAGACTGTTTGCTACTGTTCCTGATGTGCTTCTCAAACCTCTGATTAACTGGTGGCGTAGAAAGGTATTTTTATGTGGTTCTGTTGGAATTCTCTCTGCGTCCCCATCGGTCTTTTTAAAATGACTGAGCCATGTTTTCTTAAAGGATTATTTTATTGACATACCCTCTATTGCGGACCAACTGGTGTTACTAGTGAATGAGTCTTGTCCAAAACAGAATGTTGTCTTAATGCAATATCTCATTCTTGAATTCTAACTTGTACCTTACATTTTGTTCCTTTGTATGTGAATCGGTTTACCTGCAATCATACTAGGAAAGGTTTTTAAATTatacttttaaaaaaataataataatttgcacGATTAAACTGTGCTATAAGGTTAGCAAGGGAGGCCGAGTGTTGTATAGGCTCACTTTTTAAAGTATTCCAAGtatcaatttttttatttttaagaactAACTTGATGGTTTATTGACTTGGTGGTTGGTGCCCTTTGAAATCCTGGAATGTCCAAGTAATTTTTGTTGAAATGTGCTTTGGTTTCTTAAGGTTATCCCTGGGCTTTCCTTCAGCATTAACTTCAGTAGGCTTAGAAGAGGCTGGTGGAAAGTGCTGTAAGACTTATTGTGATGGCTGCTATGGTATCAAACATATGAAACCACATTTGACGCTTCCATTCCGCCATGACAATGAGCCTGtcttatagctcctcccaccagcctctggCCTAGATGTCTTCTGTTATGAGTGacgatctatactgaacaaaaatataaacatgtaaagtgttggtcctatgagctgaaataaaagatcccagaaatgttcaatatgcACAAAGCCTATTTCTCAATTCAAGCGtttctcctttgcaaagataatccatccacctgacagatgtggcatatcaaggagctAATTAAACcatgatcattaaacaggtgcaccttgtgctggggactaaaggccactctaaaatgtgcggttttgtcacacaacacaatgccacagatgtctcaagttgagggagcatgcaattgacgtgctactgcaggaatgtccagagccgccaacatcgttttagaatttggcagtacgtccaaccggcctcacgaCCACGTGTAACCATTCCAGCCCAGGACCACATCCAGCTGATGAATCTGGGTtggcacaaccaaagaatttctgcaccaACTGTCAAAACGTCCCTAGGAagttcatctgcgtgctcgttgtcctcaccagggtcttgacctgactgcagttcggcatcaactgatgtcagtgggcaaatgctcaccttcga
The DNA window shown above is from Oncorhynchus mykiss isolate Arlee chromosome 18, USDA_OmykA_1.1, whole genome shotgun sequence and carries:
- the LOC110496564 gene encoding sorting nexin-10B isoform X1 translates to MEIDSLMKQEFVSVWVQEPQFHKDDFWHTHVDYEICLHTNSMCFRKKTSSVRRRYSEFVWLRQRLQDNTMLIELPKLPPRNPFFSMKNPYKVNQRMNGLREFLEIILQDPLLLSDSRVHLFLQSQLSMTKMEACVLGRTRYTVAQAIQMCSDCHRTRFPIEKGSKVYFNSDCESLTSTTSSLGHSHDSGVPQSPSPLPFDCSTCKNSDGNIRIRDEGFFSSLSESSCDQEHMEP
- the LOC110496564 gene encoding sorting nexin-10A isoform X2 — translated: MEIDSLMKQEFVSVWVQEPQFHKDDFWHTHVDYEICLHTNSMCFRKKTSSVRRRYSEFVWLRQRLQDNTMLIILQDPLLLSDSRVHLFLQSQLSMTKMEACVLGRTRYTVAQAIQMCSDCHRTRFPIEKGSKVYFNSDCESLTSTTSSLGHSHDSGVPQSPSPLPFDCSTCKNSDGNIRIRDEGFFSSLSESSCDQEHMEP